Proteins co-encoded in one Bremerella sp. TYQ1 genomic window:
- a CDS encoding biopolymer transporter ExbD, which produces MAVKLNRGRARSMLDITPLIDIVFLLLIFFMVMTRFDEEDYKLDVVLPTASEAQPLISQPRELFINIDPEGRYFVRGDERSIADIEEMLAQTAADNPESSVIIRADKESKIEFSVQVMNACNKAKLNNYSISTAAIEPN; this is translated from the coding sequence GTGGCAGTCAAACTCAATCGCGGACGCGCTCGATCGATGCTGGATATCACTCCGCTGATCGATATCGTGTTCCTGTTGTTGATCTTCTTCATGGTGATGACTCGCTTCGACGAAGAAGACTACAAGTTGGACGTCGTCCTGCCGACTGCCAGTGAAGCCCAGCCGCTCATTTCCCAGCCGCGCGAACTGTTTATCAATATCGATCCCGAGGGGCGATACTTTGTGCGTGGGGACGAGCGTTCGATTGCCGACATCGAAGAAATGCTGGCCCAAACGGCGGCCGACAACCCAGAAAGCTCGGTGATTATTCGAGCGGACAAAGAAAGCAAAATTGAATTTAGCGTTCAAGTGATGAATGCATGTAACAAAGCCAAGCTCAACAACTACTCGATCAGCACCGCCGCCATAGAGCCAAACTAA
- a CDS encoding MotA/TolQ/ExbB proton channel family protein has product MPNFTRVILALFVLLIISLPAFAQDGAPSGEDSGEEAAPALIEKRLSDSESLTLVSLILRGGKMMIPLGVMSVIVVALTLERLFALRKARIIPYKLQRELSQLRLTEKGLDPREAYKLCKTYPSALANVVKAMLHRIGRPQSEVEHAVAEATEREADRLYGNVRWIALMGSVAPLLGLMGTVWGIIWTFYKTTQLEIGADRADQLAGGIFVALVTTLGGLTIAIPAMIFAQYFESRIVALFHEMDEILFDLIPGFEHYEGKLRAKHRTYDGPATTSVKTMEPPAKGVAPGGTLDGSQTQALPRSQ; this is encoded by the coding sequence ATGCCCAATTTCACTCGCGTGATCCTGGCCCTGTTTGTCCTGCTGATCATCAGCCTTCCAGCCTTCGCCCAGGATGGTGCTCCCAGCGGGGAAGATTCGGGCGAAGAAGCAGCTCCCGCGCTGATTGAAAAACGCCTGAGCGATTCCGAATCGCTAACGCTCGTAAGTCTTATCTTGCGTGGCGGAAAGATGATGATTCCGTTGGGGGTGATGTCGGTGATCGTCGTCGCGCTAACGCTAGAGCGTCTTTTCGCCTTACGAAAAGCGCGGATCATTCCCTACAAGCTACAACGCGAGTTGTCTCAGCTGCGTTTGACGGAAAAAGGGCTCGATCCTCGCGAGGCGTACAAGCTCTGCAAGACATATCCGTCGGCGCTTGCGAATGTCGTGAAGGCAATGCTCCACCGCATTGGTCGTCCGCAGTCGGAAGTCGAACATGCTGTCGCCGAGGCAACCGAACGTGAAGCCGATCGACTGTACGGCAACGTTCGCTGGATTGCACTGATGGGCAGCGTTGCGCCGCTGTTGGGGCTGATGGGGACCGTTTGGGGCATTATCTGGACGTTTTATAAAACCACGCAGCTGGAAATCGGGGCCGATCGCGCCGATCAGCTTGCCGGCGGGATCTTTGTGGCACTTGTGACGACTCTTGGCGGTTTGACGATTGCCATTCCCGCAATGATCTTTGCCCAGTATTTTGAAAGTCGGATCGTGGCCCTGTTCCACGAGATGGACGAGATCTTGTTCGACTTGATCCCCGGCTTCGAGCATTACGAAGGAAAGCTGCGAGCCAAGCATCGCACTTACGATGGTCCGGCAACGACAAGCGTGAAAACGATGGAACCGCCTGCGAAAGGAGTTGCCCCCGGTGGAACGCTCGACGGCTCGCAAACACAAGCGTTGCCGCGATCTCAATAA